The genomic stretch GTGTTACAGCCTGAATGGCGGTGATCGGTGCCGTGTGTTGCTGGCAGTGTTACAGCCTGTATGGCGGTGATCAGTGCCGTGTTGCCGACAGTGTTACAGCCTGTATGGCGGTGATCGGTGCCGTGTGTCGCCAGCAGCCTGTATGGCGATGATCGGTGCCGTGTGTTGCCGGCAGTGTTACAGCCTGTATGGCGGTGATTGGTGTCGTGTTGCCGGCAGTGTAGTCTTTGTGCCAGGAAATAGAATGGATGGTAAGAGGCAGAGTGTGGAAGCTGCAGTGAGTGATTAGCATTCCATTCACACAGGCCTCCTAATTCCAGCGCAGCCTCTGCGTACTGCCCTCCGCTCTAATGAGCCTCTCCCTCATTACCACTAATGCAGACTTTATTGCCAGATTGCGGCTGACTCCGAGATTTTCCGATGCTTCAAGTTGGAGACTTTATTAAGAGGCGGCAATGACCTCATTTATGCAGAACGGGTCTGCGCCTTTGTGGGAGAGACGAGCTCGGCCTGCACTATTAGATATATATGatgggggaaatgatcaaaagtccATATTTGTAAGTCAACTGCGGAAtgttgattttaaccactttgcagaTTTTCTAGTTATCAAACTTCATCAGATACACAATGTAGTACCAATGTACAAAACTGAGGCTGTCAGATATTTGCCACTCTCCTCCCTTCACCTTGTAATTTTCATAGTCTGCAAACTCCCCAGTGagatttaggcctggtgcacaccgagcggtttttggagccatccgcatccgcctgtgaaaacgcttggctaatgtatttcaatgggatggtgcacaccggcggtttgcggtttttagcaaacgtgggtcctgcagtacttttgcggtttgcagaagcgtttctgcctcaatgtaaagtataggaaaagcttaaaccgttctggaaaacgctagatcagagaggttttccaggtgtttttgttagtgaccgcttttactgtaacaatatttgtaatctgctacacaaaaacgctaggcatgtttagatatgtctctaaacatgcctagaatcgctctgaaatctgctcacaaAAACGCCTAGTGTTTGGCGGATctactagcggttttggtgtgcactgggcctcagtctGTGACCTTCTCCTTTTCAATCTAAACAGTTAGATGATGCAATGCAAGCAGCTGAAGCAGGCACATCCCATTTGATTTGTGCACATAGCATACATCAGAACATAAAGCTATACCTTAGGGGAAGCAGTAGAAGCGTGTatctagcgcgaaacggccgtaaggctcccctggcccagcacccaccaccaccgcaCGGCCTTTGTACATGGTATGTCTACCTTTGATACACTGTATTGATATGTGTCACCACCCTTTGGAATAAATGGGAGTTTACAGCAAGTGCCGACTTATCCACTCTGTCCTTAACAAAGccgtagatcaccagggaagccatatggaggaaggaggaaagcactaggcaccagggaattatatgggagggggtcactagacaccagggaactgtataggggaaagagggaggccactagacaccagggaactgtaaaggtagccatacactggtcgatttaccatcagatcgaccaacagatagatccctctctgatcgaatctgatcagagagggatcgtatggctgcctttactgcaaacagattgtgaatcgatttcagcatgaaaccgatcacaatctgtgaagctgccgctgaagCCGCTGCCCCCGGTCTCCGCTTTCTTCTTCTCCGCActggtctccggtccggctggcttcactgaacttcctgccgggggaagtttaagcagtagagggcgctctactgtttaaacttcctgccgggacaggaagttcagtgacgccaagccagccggagcccagcgcggagaaagacagcggagaccggggtagtcgcgccggccggagcaggtaatgtattgccgctagcatcggtcgtcgggcattcgaacgtcgctatcgacgcactcccgacccaccggcggtcgagcaaaatcttccgcacggacggatcgacgggaacgattgattttggacggaaatcgatcgttctgtcggcGTTtgtgcaacaatttcacagcagattcgatcagtgatcgaatctgctgtatatcggcgggaaaatcgttagttgtatgggccccttataggggagggagagggccacttaacgccagggaactgtataggggggaaggtcggccactagacaccagggaactgtttagggaagggagggggtcactagacaccagggaactgtatatgggaaagagggaggccactagacaccagcgaactgtataggggagggagagggccacttaccagggaactgtatagggggaggcCATTAGACACCGGGGATGTTTATCGGGGTGGGAGGTGGCAACTAGACATTGAGATTGGCCCCCACTTGGTCGCAGTGTTCAATTTAGGCCCACTTTAAACTATAGTGGGACAGAGAAATTGTAGTAGACATAATGGATGTGCCTGAGGCCACAGAGTAacccattttctttttttttttttcatcccctATAGGTGTGTGGAAGACCTACTAATCCTATGCCGAATCCGGTGGTGCAACCCACTACATCCTGGATGACCTGTGGAATATAAAATAAACTGCATTTGTTTTTGTTCAGAATTACCGAGCTATAATAATCAAGCAATATGGCCAGCAAAAGGAAGTCCACAACACCATGCATGGTAAGAGCCTCTGAGGTTGTGGACCAAGATGACCAAGACATTGATGTCATCGGAAACGCCAACCCACCCAGTCCTGAAGACAACAAAGACCAGGTAGGGGATAAGGAAAAGGCATCAGAGAACACTGAAATGGTGGAGGAAAAGCCCCCTGCCGAAAATCAGTCAAAAAGGCTTCAAGGAGGTTACGAGTGCAAATACTGTCCCTACGTAACTCAGAACCTGAACGAGTTCACAGAACACGTAGACATGCAACACCCAAACGTTATTCTTAATCCTCTTTACGTTTGTGCCGAATGTAACTTCACAACCAAAAAATACGACTCTTTATCCGATCACAATTCAAAGAATCACCCCGGGGAGAACAATTTCAAATTAAAACTGATGAAACGCAATAATCAGACCATCCTGGAGCAGTCCATCGAGGGCAGCGGCGACGTTTCCAGCAGTCACGAGAATGCAGAAACCGATGACAATGGATCCGGTATATCGATACCCAAAATGCCCATCATAAAGTTGGGGAAAAGCCGGCTGGATGGGAGAAGATCACTGAGGAAAAATGGGGAGTCGCTGATGGATTGTTCATTCGGGATTAACTCTATCCCAGACACTAATGGAATTTCTGATGCGTTGGCACACGTGATGCCATCTGTTCAACTCCCACCAAACATCCACCTTCTTCCCAAAGTCGCTGTCCCTCTGAACAGCAACAAGTACAACTCTGCTCTGGACACTAACGCCACTTTGATCAGCTCCTTTAACAAATTTCCGTACCCGACACAGGCGGAGTTGTCTTGGTTGACCGCGGCCTCAAAGCATCCTGAGGAGCAGATCAGGATTTGGTTTGCCACCCAAAGGTTAAAACACGGCATAAGCTGGTCTCCAGAAGAGGTGGAGGAGGCCAGAAAGAAAATGTTCAATGGGACTATACAGTCAATTCCACAAACCTTTACAGTATTACCAGCCCCTTTAACCACCACTGCTAAAATTGCACAGCCTATTATCCAGACAGCGGTGCCGTGTCAATTCATCAGTCAGCCCGGACTAGTCTTAACTCAAGTTTCAAACACACCTGCTGTGACGGTTTCTTCGATCCCTACTACTATTAGCACTACTCTAAGCCAGACCCTGAAACGCACCATGCAAAGTCCACAAGAGGCCCCAGAGCCAAAGCGGCAAAATATACGAAGGGTACCATCCCCGGCTCATCCTCGCAGGTTAAACTCCATGGCCGTGCGCCACTACGAACGTAAAAAGACCCATGAACAGATAGCCCTTTTGAAGGCTAGTTTTGTAAAGAGTCAGTACCCCGATGATGCTGAAGTTAACAAGTTAATAGATTTCACTGGATTGACCCGAACTGAGATTAAGAAGTGGTTCAGCG from Hyperolius riggenbachi isolate aHypRig1 chromosome 5, aHypRig1.pri, whole genome shotgun sequence encodes the following:
- the ZHX2 gene encoding zinc fingers and homeoboxes protein 2, with amino-acid sequence MASKRKSTTPCMVRASEVVDQDDQDIDVIGNANPPSPEDNKDQVGDKEKASENTEMVEEKPPAENQSKRLQGGYECKYCPYVTQNLNEFTEHVDMQHPNVILNPLYVCAECNFTTKKYDSLSDHNSKNHPGENNFKLKLMKRNNQTILEQSIEGSGDVSSSHENAETDDNGSGISIPKMPIIKLGKSRLDGRRSLRKNGESLMDCSFGINSIPDTNGISDALAHVMPSVQLPPNIHLLPKVAVPLNSNKYNSALDTNATLISSFNKFPYPTQAELSWLTAASKHPEEQIRIWFATQRLKHGISWSPEEVEEARKKMFNGTIQSIPQTFTVLPAPLTTTAKIAQPIIQTAVPCQFISQPGLVLTQVSNTPAVTVSSIPTTISTTLSQTLKRTMQSPQEAPEPKRQNIRRVPSPAHPRRLNSMAVRHYERKKTHEQIALLKASFVKSQYPDDAEVNKLIDFTGLTRTEIKKWFSDHRYRTQKGLVNITSETLIKDRMSGRTRRPYHYRNLGRKIILMTDDHIQCLEDSFLKSPYPTQAEIDRLRSETKLSRREIDLWFSDRRKMNNSVDQEGLDPVVSENDGLLNGTTGHSGVWSQSPSLCTSKQDQVHLLKSTFARTMWPSPQEYDQLAVQTGLVRTEIVKWFKDNRCVLRTGSLSWMEQYRKNYERSLEERKKYIKMVAATKTGKDILIEYFQEYGQLYVEDLDLLILKSKMNSEEVRECFGELQEQASLDQLDCNDPDEKYETGSESKDWNRSLHDDEEVISDGADSWSQTGQDNLDEPADFDYENTNEDSNRV